In Alkalihalobacillus sp. TS-13, the following are encoded in one genomic region:
- the nhaC gene encoding Na+/H+ antiporter NhaC: MFSFISLILLVGIILYSMLILKTEPHIPLLLSLVSIAVLAKGFGYKWEQIEKGLIDGIIIGIKPVLILMVIGMLIGTWMMSGTVPTMLFYGIDFIKPHWFTISALLVTIIVSSFTGSSFTTIGTVGVALMGLSASLGVHPGLAAGSIICGACFGDKMSPLSDTTNFAPAVAGVGLFNHIKHLMWTTIPALLITIAIFLILGTGVDGVDGLNTIMQVQENLTQSFNISGWTLLSPLVVIVLALMRFPTIPALIAGVITGILTILFVQGQSSGTAIFTMLQNGVEMETGGNTVDEIVNRGGIQSMMWSVSLIWIALALGGLVRALGILETFVRLLETKIKSRGNIITTTAVSSIGVNVFTGEQYLSILIPGQSFKPHFEKQQLDLRNLSRTLEDAGTLVNPLIPWGVSGAFFASTLGVDVISYLPYVFFLFLSPLFTMLLGYTGIGIGKKTV, encoded by the coding sequence ATGTTTTCATTCATTTCATTGATTTTACTAGTAGGAATCATTTTATACTCGATGCTTATTTTAAAAACAGAACCACATATCCCTTTACTCCTTTCTCTCGTTTCAATTGCGGTCCTTGCAAAAGGTTTCGGATACAAGTGGGAGCAGATAGAGAAAGGGTTGATAGACGGAATTATTATTGGAATCAAACCTGTACTCATATTGATGGTGATCGGCATGCTGATCGGAACATGGATGATGAGCGGAACAGTACCAACGATGTTGTTTTACGGCATCGACTTTATTAAACCACACTGGTTCACGATCAGTGCCCTGCTTGTTACGATTATCGTTTCCAGCTTTACAGGAAGTTCTTTTACAACCATCGGCACAGTCGGGGTAGCCCTAATGGGGTTATCGGCCAGCTTGGGTGTCCACCCTGGGCTTGCTGCAGGCTCTATTATTTGTGGAGCATGTTTTGGAGATAAAATGTCTCCTCTCTCTGATACTACGAACTTTGCCCCAGCGGTAGCGGGTGTCGGATTATTCAATCACATTAAACATTTGATGTGGACGACAATACCAGCATTGCTTATAACGATTGCGATATTTCTGATCTTGGGTACTGGCGTAGACGGAGTCGATGGATTGAACACGATAATGCAGGTACAGGAAAATTTGACACAATCATTTAATATCAGTGGTTGGACATTACTGTCACCACTTGTCGTCATTGTTTTAGCGCTTATGCGTTTTCCTACGATTCCGGCGTTGATCGCTGGGGTCATTACAGGGATTCTTACCATATTGTTTGTCCAGGGGCAATCATCTGGTACAGCGATTTTTACCATGCTGCAAAATGGGGTTGAAATGGAAACCGGGGGTAACACCGTTGATGAAATTGTCAATCGTGGAGGAATCCAGTCTATGATGTGGTCTGTATCCCTCATTTGGATTGCATTAGCTCTTGGTGGATTGGTGCGTGCTCTTGGGATACTTGAGACCTTTGTAAGGTTGCTGGAAACAAAAATCAAAAGTCGGGGAAATATCATTACTACGACTGCTGTTTCATCAATAGGAGTCAATGTATTTACTGGAGAACAATATTTATCGATATTGATTCCAGGACAATCTTTCAAACCTCATTTCGAGAAACAACAACTAGACTTAAGGAATTTGTCACGTACATTAGAGGATGCAGGAACCCTCGTGAATCCTTTGATACCATGGGGAGTGAGTGGTGCATTTTTCGCATCCACTCTTGGGGTTGATGTAATCAGTTACTTGCCTTATGTGTTTTTCTTATTCCTGTCGCCGTTATTTACGATGCTGCTTGGTTACACAGGAATCGGTATTGGGAAGAAGACGGTCTAA
- a CDS encoding molybdenum cofactor guanylyltransferase has product MKPLFAGIVLAGGESRRYGTAKALEEIEGRPFYKIALEILQPLVEHIVVVAHPSLQSSIDEQEDVTVIMDDPEFRGEGPLAGIYSGMKAYEAAYYLVLACDMPLMKQQVYRQLISLHFLLKTDCSIVPGTRNRVQPLAALYPSAVKPVLFDLLKNERRRLTDLLSRLECAYISYHSHEMTRCFRNINTPADYKEMFD; this is encoded by the coding sequence ATGAAACCCTTGTTTGCAGGAATTGTACTAGCAGGTGGGGAGTCAAGACGATACGGTACAGCAAAAGCATTGGAAGAGATTGAGGGGAGGCCTTTTTATAAAATTGCATTGGAAATACTTCAGCCCCTTGTCGAACATATCGTTGTGGTCGCTCATCCTTCCCTTCAGTCATCCATTGATGAACAGGAAGACGTAACAGTGATAATGGATGATCCTGAATTCAGAGGGGAGGGGCCGCTTGCCGGAATCTATTCTGGAATGAAGGCTTATGAAGCTGCGTATTATCTAGTACTCGCTTGTGATATGCCATTGATGAAGCAACAGGTCTATCGCCAGTTGATCAGTCTCCATTTTTTATTAAAAACCGACTGCTCGATTGTACCGGGTACAAGAAATCGGGTTCAGCCTTTAGCAGCGCTATATCCCTCAGCAGTCAAGCCTGTCCTTTTCGACCTGTTGAAAAATGAAAGAAGACGATTGACCGATTTGTTAAGCCGTTTAGAATGTGCTTATATTTCGTACCATTCGCATGAAATGACCAGGTGTTTTCGGAATATAAATACACCTGCCGATTATAAAGAAATGTTTGATTGA
- a CDS encoding 5-formyltetrahydrofolate cyclo-ligase, which translates to MNTEKKELRKSTQKKLAGLSKSSKHRDEEKTRKQLFELDVWERSKTVGLTVSRGNEFDTYPIIEKAWQQGKSVVVPKCNATDHSMDFRKLTSFDELETVYFGLKEPIVSKTEAVEPGGIDLLVVPGLLYDQDGYRIGFGGGYYDRYLKRYTGLTLSLLHTVQFTDKVPKESFDQPVDILVLPDKLIKTRS; encoded by the coding sequence ATGAATACAGAAAAGAAGGAACTACGGAAATCGACTCAGAAAAAGTTAGCAGGACTCTCAAAATCCTCAAAGCACAGAGATGAAGAAAAAACGAGAAAACAATTGTTCGAACTTGATGTTTGGGAAAGATCGAAAACGGTAGGGTTAACTGTTTCAAGAGGAAATGAATTCGATACCTATCCGATCATAGAAAAAGCATGGCAACAAGGGAAATCAGTTGTCGTTCCCAAATGTAATGCTACAGATCACTCGATGGATTTCAGGAAGTTGACGTCGTTTGATGAACTTGAGACTGTATACTTCGGGCTTAAAGAGCCGATCGTCTCAAAAACGGAAGCCGTCGAACCCGGTGGAATCGATCTATTAGTGGTGCCTGGCCTTTTATATGACCAAGACGGCTATCGAATTGGATTTGGCGGTGGGTATTATGATCGGTACCTCAAGCGTTATACAGGGCTAACCCTCTCACTTTTACATACTGTCCAATTTACTGACAAAGTTCCGAAAGAATCATTCGATCAACCAGTTGATATCCTCGTGCTCCCGGATAAATTAATTAAAACTAGATCTTAG
- the rpmG gene encoding 50S ribosomal protein L33: MRVQVTLACTETGDRNYITSKNKRTNPDRMELKKYSPRLKRHTLHRETK; encoded by the coding sequence ATGCGCGTACAAGTAACATTGGCTTGCACAGAAACTGGTGACCGTAACTACATCACTTCTAAAAACAAACGTACAAACCCAGATCGTATGGAGCTTAAGAAATACAGCCCAAGATTGAAGCGCCACACTCTACATCGTGAAACGAAGTAA